The Candidatus Zixiibacteriota bacterium genome has a window encoding:
- a CDS encoding glycosyltransferase encodes MNVLFLTGDIPYPTNTGARLRTFNLIKHASTDEDVHITLATMVHDENYSARLAEMRRHCAGVEYVSHPPGSRAGFYGGIFKNLFSSRPFIVDKHVFRPYVDMVAELASTGKFDLIHCDSISLATSVPDQSGLPLVLTEHNMEAVIWQRYHEEEKHPLKRFYIGLQYDKVRSFEEGLCRLFDMVIAVSEEDKGRLAESYNARNVVVVPNGVQTDFFTPSSLAIEPETLVFTGSMDWRPNQDAIVWFHEDIWPRILEQRPRTRLWIVGRKPPEKIIALAKADNRITVTGTVDDVRGYIAKAAVYIVPLRIGGGSRLKILEALSMKKAVVSTTIGAEGLDVTAGRDIIIADSPESFAKEIFALFDNPATCERLGENGRAMVLEKYDWDRVAKLQVQVWRAACEVKPKPKGTTLRTGRIHG; translated from the coding sequence ATGAACGTACTCTTTCTCACAGGTGACATTCCCTATCCGACCAATACTGGCGCGCGGCTTCGAACGTTTAATCTTATAAAGCATGCGTCAACGGATGAAGACGTCCACATAACACTTGCGACAATGGTTCATGATGAGAACTATTCTGCGAGGCTTGCTGAAATGCGCCGTCATTGCGCCGGGGTGGAATATGTGTCTCATCCTCCGGGATCCCGCGCCGGGTTCTATGGTGGGATATTCAAAAATCTCTTTTCCAGTAGACCGTTTATAGTCGATAAACATGTTTTTCGACCGTATGTCGATATGGTGGCCGAGCTGGCATCGACCGGAAAATTCGACCTGATTCATTGCGATTCAATTTCCCTTGCCACCTCAGTGCCTGACCAATCGGGCTTGCCCCTGGTCCTCACCGAGCACAATATGGAAGCGGTCATTTGGCAGAGGTATCATGAGGAAGAGAAACATCCGCTCAAGCGTTTTTATATTGGATTGCAGTATGACAAAGTGCGCTCATTCGAAGAAGGCCTGTGTCGTCTATTTGATATGGTCATCGCAGTTTCGGAAGAAGATAAAGGCCGCCTCGCAGAGAGCTATAATGCCCGAAATGTCGTGGTTGTCCCGAATGGCGTCCAGACCGACTTTTTTACGCCATCGTCCCTTGCGATAGAGCCGGAGACACTTGTTTTTACCGGTTCAATGGACTGGCGGCCAAATCAGGACGCAATAGTATGGTTTCATGAGGATATTTGGCCGCGGATTTTAGAGCAGCGTCCCCGGACAAGGCTTTGGATTGTCGGACGAAAACCGCCTGAAAAAATAATTGCATTGGCGAAAGCCGATAATAGAATTACGGTCACCGGGACTGTCGACGACGTACGCGGGTATATTGCCAAAGCCGCAGTCTACATTGTGCCGCTCCGTATAGGTGGCGGCAGCCGGTTGAAAATACTCGAGGCGCTTTCGATGAAAAAAGCTGTCGTCTCGACTACTATCGGGGCCGAAGGTTTGGATGTGACTGCTGGACGCGATATAATCATAGCCGATTCGCCTGAATCATTCGCCAAAGAAATATTCGCGCTCTTTGACAACCCGGCCACGTGTGAAAGACTTGGGGAAAACGGGCGAGCGATGGTCTTAGAAAAATATGATTGGGATAGGGTCGCAAAATTGCAGGTGCAGGTTTGGCGCGCGGCATGTGAGGTAAAGCCGAAACCAAAGGGAACAACACTTCGTACCGGACGAATACATGGCTGA
- a CDS encoding glycosyltransferase, whose protein sequence is MVQTILHVRSGFLVGGPEKLILSGIEQITSSEFQFVLSSFVLKSTENQLLETTAEMKIPIRPISISGSFDLSAIQSLRQIIKETKAALLVVHDYRALVIGLLARRGRKIPILSVAHGWTSHTFRVKCYEYLESRLLKYVEKVVAVSKPKLAELMRLGIPKEKLLLIENGVEIPPVSAIGRDIQLRDELYLESDEILIGAVGRLSVEKGHYFLLDTAARLRTSHPEARYVIIGDGPLMGELKRLALQLRIHDIVFFPGWKKDMAAVYKGLDIFALPSLTEGLPMALLEAMSYGLPVIASSVGGCPDAIEDGRSGLLVKPGTSDSLTAAVRKLLIDSNLRKRLGVAARNRVSEYYSLDRYAQAFLHAYQETIGLSTNERTLSHR, encoded by the coding sequence ATGGTGCAGACAATTCTCCATGTCCGAAGCGGGTTTTTGGTCGGCGGCCCCGAAAAGCTGATACTTTCCGGTATCGAACAAATCACAAGCTCCGAATTTCAGTTTGTGCTCTCTTCGTTTGTCCTCAAATCGACCGAGAACCAGCTCCTTGAGACTACTGCCGAAATGAAAATCCCGATCCGGCCGATATCCATCAGCGGTTCATTTGACTTGTCGGCCATACAGTCACTGCGGCAGATAATCAAAGAAACGAAAGCTGCGCTCCTTGTAGTCCATGATTACCGCGCTCTGGTAATCGGCCTTCTGGCACGACGCGGACGCAAGATTCCGATATTGTCGGTTGCCCACGGCTGGACTTCGCACACTTTTCGCGTCAAATGCTATGAATACCTTGAGAGCAGATTATTGAAATACGTCGAGAAAGTGGTTGCCGTTTCAAAACCTAAATTGGCCGAGCTGATGAGGTTAGGAATCCCCAAAGAAAAGCTCCTCCTTATTGAAAACGGCGTGGAGATACCACCGGTGAGCGCGATAGGTAGGGATATTCAACTCCGCGACGAACTTTACCTTGAATCGGATGAAATTCTCATCGGAGCCGTCGGGCGTCTGAGTGTGGAGAAGGGACATTATTTCCTGCTCGATACCGCGGCGCGGCTTCGCACAAGTCATCCTGAGGCGCGCTACGTCATAATTGGAGATGGACCGCTGATGGGGGAGCTAAAACGGCTGGCTCTTCAACTCCGTATCCATGATATTGTTTTTTTCCCAGGCTGGAAAAAAGATATGGCCGCTGTATATAAAGGCTTGGATATATTTGCGCTACCGTCGCTGACTGAAGGACTTCCAATGGCGCTACTTGAGGCGATGTCGTACGGATTGCCGGTCATCGCAAGTTCTGTGGGCGGATGTCCTGATGCAATCGAAGACGGCCGGTCGGGACTACTGGTCAAACCGGGGACATCTGACTCGCTAACGGCTGCAGTTCGGAAACTTCTTATCGATTCCAATCTCAGAAAACGATTAGGCGTTGCGGCTCGCAACCGTGTCAGCGAATACTATAGTCTTGATCGATACGCGCAGGCGTTTCTGCATGCCTATCAGGAAACAATCGGATTGTCAACGAATGAACGTACTCTTTCTCACAGGTGA